Proteins from one Oncorhynchus gorbuscha isolate QuinsamMale2020 ecotype Even-year linkage group LG18, OgorEven_v1.0, whole genome shotgun sequence genomic window:
- the LOC124003877 gene encoding cysteine and glycine-rich protein 1-like — protein MPLGGGNKCGCCRKTVYFAEEVQCEGKFFHKCCFLCMACKKNLDSTTVTCHVDEIYCKSCYGKKYGPKGYGFGGGAGTLSMDTGAHLGIRPEEPAAHCPTNNPNASKLATKFGSSDVCPRCAKAVYSAEKVLGGGNSWHKSCFRCAKCGKGLESTTVADKDGEIYCKACYAKSFGPKGFGFGQGAGALAHAQ, from the exons ATGCCTTTGGGAGGAGGAAATAAGTGCGGCTGCTGCCGGAAGACGGTGTACTTTGCTGAGGAAGTGCAGTGTGAAGGGAAATTTTTCCACAAGTGCTGCTTTCTGTGCA TGGCATGCAAGAAGAACCTGGACAGCACAACAGTGACCTGTCATGTGGATGAGATCTACTGCAAGTCCTGCTACGGCAAGAAGTATGGGCCAAAAGGCTATGGCTTTGGCGGAGGAGCAGGCACCCTGAGCATGGACACGGGGGCACATCTTGGAATCAGACCTGAAGA GCCAGCAGCCCACTGTCCCACCAACAACCCCAACGCCTCCAAGTTGGCCACCAAGTTTGGCAGTTCAGACGTGTGCCCGCGCTGTGCCAAGGCTGTGTACTCTGCCGAGAAGGTGCTCGGAGGCGGAAAT tcctgGCACAAGAGCTGCTTCCGCTGTGCCAAATGCGGAAAGGGGCTGGAGTCAACCACTGTGGCCGACAAAGATGGAGAAATCTACTGCAAAG CATGTTATGCCAAATCCTTTGGTCCGAAGGGCTTTGGGTTCGGCCAGGGGGCAGGGGCTCTGGCACATGCTCAGTAG